The Punica granatum isolate Tunisia-2019 unplaced genomic scaffold, ASM765513v2 Contig00440, whole genome shotgun sequence nucleotide sequence CTAGCATACTCCAGAAGTAGCACTCGACGATCCTATCTCTTATAAAAGGGAAATTCTTCCTGACATCTAGGCTCTTCCACTACCTAAGTAATGGACATGGTTGAAAATCATGTCATGCAAATCTAGTCGCAGGTCAAGATAAAAAATGCTTTTCGAAAagcattttccttcttttctgcTTTTAAAACCTTAAAATTGGTCATAGGTTAATTaatagggcaaattacaaaaaaaaacccaaattttataaaaagtctcagttttgtcctaaattttgttttgtaacaaaaaaaaccataagttttctaaaatgtctcaaaaatgacctccgttataacttccgtcaatttttgctgctgatggtgggtccctttaacagtccacgtaggtcacacgtaggcaaaaattgacggaagttataacggaggtcatttttgagacattttaaaaaacttatggttttttctgttacaaaacaaaatttatgacaaaattgagacattttacaaaatttggattttttttttgtaatttaccctaattAATATGCAATGCAGACAGATCTAGAAATAGCAAATTCAAGCGAAGAATACTGACATGCGAACGGCTAAATTGTCACTACATATTTTTATAGGATGAAATGAAGATGATTTGTGAAAGAAAAGTATGGAAAGAAAGctaattacaatatatatatatatatatatatagacataattACGTACGtacaaaagataaaattaaatataactatatatgatatatcatTAACCTCACGATGCAGCCTAGTTTCCTTTGGTGCAGCGTCTGTAGCAGGTTGAAATCTAACTTTGCCAACTTCAGGAGCACTTCATTGTgtgaagcttcttcttcatatattttaatatattttcgtGAATCTAGTTTTATTAACCCCTTACGAATGTTAAACTGCCTTTGGGAGCGGCTTATCTCATCTCTAATTAAGGCAGGGCCGAGCTTCTCATTCGTGGAGGCAAGGTGGGTGAGAGTGAAAGCTAGGGCTTCCTCAAGAACATCCTCTCCGTGAGTCCGGAGATGGCTAGCTTCATATAAGCTCAGCAAACCTCTCACGTCGGTTTCAAGTGACTCATCAAAGTTTCCGTCCGGACCCTTGAACTTGCTAAACGCACCTGCATGAGTGCACATATGCACGCACTTTGGCATAAATCAAAAGACAACTGACCTGGAAACCCAAAGCCACCTTAAGCCACGTTTAACTATTATAATTGATTACTGAATCCGTACTGCTATTTATCTTGTAACCCTGCTGCCTTAGCAACCTGAACATGAGGGCAGTGGTGTAAAGATCACTGGCAAAGCTTGGACCATCCACAGACTCGATGCTTCTCTCGTGAACTTGCTTCAGAGCTTCATCAATCTCTTTCTCAAAGTGATAACCGATGCCTAGACGTTGAGTATGATTGACCAAGTTTAAGGGCAGGAAATCcctaattttgatttcttgcCCTAATTTTGATTGCAGATGGGGGAGGGAGGGGATGATAGTGACGACGTCGTTCGACAGGGGCGGGGGAGAGGAACAACGTCGCCGTTTGGTTGGGGGAGGAGAGTGGGGCGAGGACGGTGTTGTTTTGGGCAagtaacctttttttttatataagaaaaacaaacaaCGTTGCTCTTGAGCAAGTGCCACGTTAATCGGAGTCATTTGTCCACTAGATGCCACATAGGCgtccatttcattttttcgtAACGGCACTAACAGAATTTTGACGGTAGTATCAAAACGTTATGGATTCTGATCTTTGAATGATCGTTTTGTTCAAAAAATTCTTTCAAGTAgtaatttattagttttaaaatctttcaatgACCATTTTACTAGTTTTCTCTAAAATCTATCATTAACGAGGACATAAATACAAACATGAAATGTGCAACACGTGTTATTACAAAGCATACTCACTGCATAAAGTTTTATTTTCACTCCACACATGGGCAGAAACACACACTCAAACATATATTTCGGGGACCCCGAATCTCATAATTCCACTGCTACATATCTAAGGGAAAAGGATCGATGAACAGGGAAGTAATGCCATCCTTCATCCTGGTGCTTGAATGTGTGTAGATATCAATATCTTCATACCAAACACCAATCATACGGGCGATGTCGACGATCATATTAAGTAGTGGAGCCGAGACGACCGTCTGGTGTAAGGCCTCTTCATTGATGTCTTTCCAGGCATCATTGACATGCTTCCAGAGTTCATGTTTTGCTTTCTCCTCAGTGACGCCATATTGCTTCATGTAGCATTCCACGGCTGAAGCCACTTGGCCTACCTTCTGTTCAAACTGcatgatcatatatatatatatatatatatataaatcaattaaGGTCTCCAACATGCAATATATTGATTTCTTTCACATGCATgcttatatacatatatatatatatataatatgtaggtacttatatatgaaatatatatatatttttttctaatgaaGATGATCAATTCCAGCTGTTTAATTGATGCGAAGAAAGTTCCAAATGGGAGACGCTGCCTCGGGAGTTGCGTTAATTGGTAAACTTAATAGTGCACTAGATTTAAGAGACTCAATATGAAATATGTTGCAACAATTTaggatttgaaaataaatgttcAAGATTAAACTTGAAGAAATTGACAAATGTTGAACGTTTGCATTTTCTCTCCTCATCTTTTCTCTATAACAGTAACGTTGGAGAGGTTCCACTTGTCTTAACTAGTGTTCTATCGCGGACATTACACTGATTGGTTTTCATATATCGGTTATAATGTTATTTTAGTTAATTACATTTAGAAAGATAATTTTTctcattcaaaaaaatatttttcattattaaatataatttgaaataataatttttagggTTAATTTCGATGATACCCCCTATAATTTGTGAAATGGTTAAAGACAAtcctcttttaaaaaattaaccaCACACCACCCCTCATTTCATTGAAGTGGCACCAAGAGAACATTCACTTTGCTATGTGGATCCCATGTACCGAACTGTACAGATCGACCCATCACCTGATTTTTTTATTCGAACAAAATCTGATCtgttttaagaaaaaaataatggaaaTCAGCGAAATGAGGGGTAATGTGTGGCTAATTTTGAAAGGAGGGGATGTCACTGGCCATTTTACAAATTATAAGAGATGTCGTTGaaatttatcataattttttataaagtaGAGTAACTTTTTGCCTTATTGAGCTGGTGGAACCTGGATACCGAttgttataaaatttaaaaaaatgagaggaaaaaaattagagaaagaGTGATCAGTGATCATTATATTAGGCCAACATTCTCCCTtctaattggaaaaaaaaatgatgagtCCTTGTGTACCTCATTGTTCTTTTCCTCCTATCCGCTTttaggaaaagaagaataaggTGTTGACTTTTGATTAACAAAGAgacttaattatatttacccaaaaaagaagataCTTAATTATGACAggagaaataaaatttaacaaGTTGTGATACCTTATGAGTGACCATGTCGTTTACTAATCGAATTACGATTTGACAACCCCTAAGAATCTTCGGAATTTTGAACAGCCATTCAAAGTCATCTTTGGTTACAACATCCTTTAACCCTACGAAGGCTGTAGCTGCTAGGAATAAACCGCCACCTGAGACCAATGCGACTTGCATGTACTCCTCCATTGTTGGGGTATATTGATGATGGTACCATTTCGCTTCAGCAAAATATGCTCTCACCATACCTTTCATCTGCCAGAGTCATGCCAAAAgtcaaaaagaaaacaagatATATGGGTTTCTCTGAtctcaggaaaaaaaatttcaagaaaaagcTTACACGCTGTAATAAACAGgtgctttaaaaaaaattagcgAAGTTGAACGTACCGATTCTATACCGAAGTATATGCTATAAGATCCTACTTCCTCAGGCAACAAGTGCTCAGCTTCTCTATAAACATCTAGCAATGCTCGGTAACACACTTGCATATAGTCAGGCAGCTCGTCTATGACCTCCATGTCCCACCTGACAACCGAAATGAAAGtcatcgataaaataataattggttTTTTAGATCTCAAGCTCTATCTATAGCTTTCACTAGCCTTGTGACCATGTCATATATATGATACCATTACATATTACAGTCGATTCTAAGTTTGGGTTATTCGTATAAGAGCCTGACCTTTCAACAGCACGGGTAAAGACTTCCAGCTCTTCGAATGTGCCATGGACATCGAAGATATCATCAATAATGGTGATCATGGCAATTACTTTGGTAAATATTATCCTAAAAGATCCGTGCTCTAGCTCATAAGCTAGCATACTCCAGAAGTAGCACTCGACGATCCTGTCTCTTGTAAAAGGGAAATTCTTCTTGACATATAGGCTCTTCCACCACCTAAGTAATGGATATGGTCGAAAATCATGTCATGTAAATCCAGTCGCAGGTCAAGATGAAAAATGCTTTTTGAAAagcattttccttcttttccagtttttaaaaacttaaaattgGTCACAGGTTAATTAATATGCATGGCAGGCAGTTTGGAATGTTATTATGATCGCTCAATCAGCAACGAATCTAGAAATAGCAAATTCAAGCAAAGAACACTGATAGACGAACGAGTAAATTGTAactacatatatttatagggTGAAATAAAGGTAATTTGTGAAAGAAAAGTATGGAAAGAAAGCTAAttacaagatatatatatgtatagacaGACATAATTACGTACGtacaaaagataaaattaaatataactatatatgatatatcatTAACCTCACGATGCAGCCTATTTCCCTTTGGTGCAGCGTCTGTAGCAGGTTGAAATCTAACTTTGCCAACTTCAGGAGCACTTTATTGTgtgaagcttcttcttcatatattttaatatattttcgtGAATCTAGTCTTGTTAACCCCTTACGAATGTTAAACTGCCTTTGGGAGCGGCTTATCTCATCTCTAATGAGGGCAGGGCCGAGCTTCTCATTCGTGGAGGCAAGGTGGGTGAGAGTGAAAGCTAGGGCTTCCTCAAGAACATCCTCTCCGTGAGTCCGGAGATGGCTAGCTTCATATAAGCTCAGCAAACCTCTCACGTCGGTTTCAAGTGACTCATCAAAGTTTCCGTCCGGACCCTTGAACTTGCTAAACGCACCTGCATGAGTGCACATATGCACGCACTTTGGCATAAATCAAAAGACAACTGACCTGGAAACCCAAAGCCACCTTAAGCCACGTTTAACTATTATAATTGATTACTGAATACGTACTGCTATTTATCTTGTAACCCTGCTGCCTTAGCAACCTGAACATGAGGGCAGTGGTGTAAAGATCACTGGCAAAGCTTGGACCATCCACAGACTCGATGCTTCTCTCGTGAACTTGCTTCAGAGCTTCATCAATCTCTTTCTCAAAGTGATAACCGATGCCTAGAC carries:
- the LOC116190453 gene encoding (-)-germacrene D synthase-like, translating into MSEMSAHQQLPSLAAERRRADYHPSVWGDFFLSDDASQERMDFDDTSKQQIEDLKNEVKRIFEVAASDDNRRELLNLVNHTQRLGIGYHFEKEIDEALKQVHERSIESVDGPSFASDLYTTALMFRLLRQQGYKINSSAFSKFKGPDGNFDESLETDVRGLLSLYEASHLRTHGEDVLEEALAFTLTHLASTNEKLGPALIRDEISRSQRQFNIRKGLTRLDSRKYIKIYEEEASHNKVLLKLAKLDFNLLQTLHQREIGCIVRWWKSLYVKKNFPFTRDRIVECYFWSMLAYELEHGSFRIIFTKVIAMITIIDDIFDVHGTFEELEVFTRAVERWDMEVIDELPDYMQVCYRALLDVYREAEHLLPEEVGSYSIYFGIESMKGMVRAYFAEAKWYHHQYTPTMEEYMQVALVSGGGLFLAATAFVGLKDVVTKDDFEWLFKIPKILRGCQIVIRLVNDMVTHKFEQKVGQVASAVECYMKQYGVTEEKAKHELWKHVNDAWKDINEEALHQTVVSAPLLNMIVDIARMIGVWYEDIDIYTHSSTRMKDGITSLFIDPFPLDMYGQMTPINVALAQEQRCLFFLYKKKGYLPKTTPSSPHSPPPTKRRRCSSPPPLSNDVVTIIPSLPHLQSKLGQEIKIRDFLPLNLVNHTQRLGIGYHFEKEIDEALKQVHERSIESVDGPSFASDLYTTALMFRLLRQQGYKINSSAFSKFKGPDGNFDESLETDVRGLLSLYEASHLRTHGEDVLEEALAFTLTHLASTNEKLGPALIRDEISRSQRQFNIRKGLIKLDSRKYIKIYEEEASHNEVLLKLAKLDFNLLQTLHQRKLGCIVRIIFTKVFAMITIIDDIFDVHGTFEELEAFTRAVERWDMEVIDELPDYMQVCYRALLDVYREAEHLLPEEVGSYRISFGIESMKGMVRAQFAEAKWFHRQYTPSMEEYMQVALVSTGGLLLSATAFVGLKDAFEQKVGQAVSAVECYMKQYGVTEEEAKHELWKHVIDAWKDINEEALHQTVVSAPLLHMIIDIARMMGVWYEDIDIYTHSRTKMKVGIASLFIDPFPLDM